Sequence from the Flavobacterium sp. TR2 genome:
GCTCTCCATTGTAATATTTCACAAGCACCTGCCTGAAACATTCAGGCGTTTCAGGCAGAAGTCCGAACAGGGTCATGCAGGATTTAAGTTTCCTTTCATCTGGCCTGCCCAGAATTTCCAGTGCCGTTTTATTCTCGATCTCAAGCATTGGCTGGGTAATTTCCACCAGACGTTTTCCCAGTATCGGGTGATTGAGATACAGTGAGGCTTCCTTTAGGTTTTCAATGCCGTAAAAGATATTATAATCCGTGAATCCCAGTCCTCTTAGCTGGGGAAAAATAAACCACATCCAGTGGGTCTGTTTGCTGCCCTGCCTGATCTCTTCCAGAGCATTGCCGTACGTTTCCCGCTGCGCTTCTAAAAATCGGTCCAGATCATATCGCTTTTCCATTGCATTGCTTTTTTGTCACCTGAAATTACAAAATATTTCAATGCCGATCCCAAAACAGGCATCTGAAATAGGGGTTCAGCCTGCTGTAAAAACTATAAGGAAATTTTCAATGAAAACGGATTAAAAGAGCCGCGAAAATAGCACCCGCAGGCTCCTGCATGCGCATAACGGCCTTGCCGCCCTTCGGGACTTATAGCACTCCGGATCCTTGATCGGGCGCTTGATTTTGTGCTTTCTTTTTTCCCGTTTTTTCTTTGAAAAATTTTATGCGGGCTTGAGAAAAAACAGAAAAAATATTCACTTAAAATTTTACATCATGGAAATCTCAGGACGAATCACAAAAGATGCCGTAATGGTAAAAGTTTCAAATGACAGGGAGGTGGTAAATTTCTCCATTGCCATAAACGACAGCTACAGACCAAAAGGCTCAGGCGAGCTTAAAAAGATTGTAACCTACATCGACTGCTCCTATTGGATGGGTTCCAAAATGGCGCAGTGGCTTAAAAAAGGAACCGTGGTTGAACTCTTCGGACGTATAGGTATGAATGTTTACAATAATGCCGAGGGCAAAGCGCTCGGTTCGCTGACCTTTCACACCAGTAATATTAAAATACTGGTTTTCCCGAAAACAGAAAACACTACTGAAGTTCCCGCAGTCCAAAAGAAAAACATGGATCAAGACACCCCTGACGACCTGCCTTTCTAATTGGAATCTATACGGTTTCACATCAAAATTTATACGCCATGAAAGCCTTTGAAAAATCAGTCTACATAGAATATCCCGTATCCGCCCAGTTCAAAAAAATAGTCCTCTCCAATATGGAATCTTATGACGGAACAAAAAAAGAGCAGTTAAAATCTTTTTTGGAAGACCTGCAGAAAAATGGATGCATCTGCGGGATGATTTCAGAGTTTGTCTACAACTCGGACTGCAGGAAATTCTATATCCAGCATTTGGATGATTTGGAAAATATCCGATACGAAATTGAAGATTCCCTTGGGGAATCTGTCAAAAACCGCCACCGTCTGCCCCATTACACCTTTGTATGCTGGCTCTGCTTTGAAGAATACTGTTTTGACATCTACAGAAACAGTTTTGAATAACGCTTTTCAATCTTAAATCTTCCCTTATGAAAGCATCAGATAAATTTAAAACCGCTATAGAAAGCTACCTGAGCGAAAAAGCGCAGAACGATGCCGTTTTTTCAGCGGACTATAAAAAAGAGAGCAAAAACCTTGAAAGCTGTTTCCATTACATTTTCGGCGAGGTCAAAAAAACAGAGGAATGCGCCTTTGACAATCAGGAAATCTTTGACATGGCTGTGAAGTACTACACAGACGACACTATTGGAACGCCTGCCCCTGTTCAATGCAAAGTAGCAGCAAGTTCCCCTGCCAAACCTGATTTGTTCTCAACTGCTCCCGCAGTATCTCAAAGCACAGTTCAAAAAACAGAAATAGTGCAGCCCGTGAAGCCTGTACAAACCCTAACACTCTTTGACTTATGATACCCAAAACAGTTATAGAAAAAGAAATCAGCGCCTTAAGCACTACCCTAGCCCCAATCACAGCACAGATGCATCAGTGGGCGGAAAAAAACATTTTCCTGAAATGGGCGGTACTCTCAAGGGGAAAATTCCATTGTCTGGAATGCACCCATTCGTGGAAACCCGACAGCCAAAGCCAGTCTTGCAAAAATTATATTAACTGTACCGCCTGTCAGGGGAAACTTAAAATGCATCAGCACAATCAGGTGCATTTCAAAGAAATCGAATACTTTGCCCTCACCGATACCTGCTCTGGGTATCAGGTGGTGCGCATCATCTGCTCGCACAAGAACATGAAAAAAAATGTTCTTCCTGCCTATTCCCATACCGAAGTCATGCAACATTGGATAAATCCAAAAGGGGAAGTGCGCACCATCTCAAGAAGCACCAATGTTTTTTCTAATGCCTATGATGCATGGCAGTACTATTCCCCTTTAGAAATCCGCCCAAAGGATTTTCAGAACTCGCCA
This genomic interval carries:
- a CDS encoding DUF1810 domain-containing protein codes for the protein MEKRYDLDRFLEAQRETYGNALEEIRQGSKQTHWMWFIFPQLRGLGFTDYNIFYGIENLKEASLYLNHPILGKRLVEITQPMLEIENKTALEILGRPDERKLKSCMTLFGLLPETPECFRQVLVKYYNGEQDEKTLQLIKESGS
- a CDS encoding single-stranded DNA-binding protein, which gives rise to MEISGRITKDAVMVKVSNDREVVNFSIAINDSYRPKGSGELKKIVTYIDCSYWMGSKMAQWLKKGTVVELFGRIGMNVYNNAEGKALGSLTFHTSNIKILVFPKTENTTEVPAVQKKNMDQDTPDDLPF
- a CDS encoding Cas9 inhibitor AcrIIA9 family protein, yielding MKASDKFKTAIESYLSEKAQNDAVFSADYKKESKNLESCFHYIFGEVKKTEECAFDNQEIFDMAVKYYTDDTIGTPAPVQCKVAASSPAKPDLFSTAPAVSQSTVQKTEIVQPVKPVQTLTLFDL